From the Longimicrobium sp. genome, the window ACGGTTCGGGCAGTACGACGAAGATGAACAGGGGTGAGCCGGCCGTAAGCAATCGTTGCTACAAGGACACAGAGTGCACATCTTCTGCAGGGCTGCTCGCTTCGCAATGCAGCCCTTTGCGCGTTTGCTCATCTGTGGACCTTCGCTACGCCTCTGGCGTAGAGAGCTGATCGCCGCTATGCTCTTCGTAGAGTCGAGCCTGTTCGAGCGCGCCCGGAAGGAGTATCTGGCGGACGACGGCCTGCGAGAACTTCAGGCAGTGTTGCTGGCGAAGCCGGACGCCGGCGTGTTGATCCCAGGCACCGGAGGCGTGCGGAAGCTTCGCTGGAAGGCGGAAGGACGCGGCAGCGAGGCGGATTGCGGATCATCTACTACGTCCACGCCTCGGCGTTTCGCTGCTATCTGTTGCACCTCTATGCGAAGAACGTAGAAGAAGATGTGTCGCCCGCCATGCGGAAGACACTGGCTGCGCTGATCCATCGAATCGAGGCAGGTGAGTGATGGAGGAAAAGCTGTTCGAGGAGCTCGTTGCCAGCCTGGAAGAGGCCGTCGCTCATTCGCGGGGCGATCTGGATCTTCCGGCCGAGCGAATTCACTTCTTCGGTGAGCCCGATCCTCGTGAGATACGGGCGCGGCTCGACATGACGCAGGATCGCTTCGCCGACGCCCTGGGAATCAGTGTAAAGACGCTGCGGAACTGGGAGCAGGGCCGGCGCGAGCCGAGCGGGCCCGCCATGCGGTTGCTGCGCATCGCCGAGAAGCATCCGGAGATCCTGCTGGAAGCCGCTGCCTCGTAACGCCACCGGCGGGGCAGCGGTTTCCCTCGTGGCACCCGCGGAGTAACGTGAGCGGTGACCCGGTCCCTCACGCCCTGACCTCGAGTCCAATGGGGTCCTCGATCACGCGCATCTTCCTGGTGCGGCACGGCGCGACCGTCCTCACCGCCGAGGACCGGTTCGCCGGCTCCATCGACGTGCCCCTGGCCGACGTGGGGCGCGAGCAGGCACGGCGGCTTGCGGAGCGGCTGCGGACGGAGCGCATCGCGGCCGTGTACGCGTCGCCGCTGGGCCGGGCGGTGGAGACGGCGAGCATCGTCGCGGCGCCGCACGGGCTGGACGTGCAGACGGATGCCGCGCTGCGCGAGATATCGCACGGCCGGTGGGAGGAGATGACGCGGCAGGAGGTGGAGGCGCGGTTCGCGGACGAGGCCGCCGCGTGGGACGCCGACCCGTACACGTTTGCGCCGCTCGGTGGAGAAACGGGGCTGGACGTTACGGCGCGCGCGCTCCCGGCGGTGCTGGACCTGGTCCGCCGGCACGAGGGACAGACCATCCTCATCGTATCGCACAAGGCGACCATCCGCCTGCTGCTGAGTTCGCTGCTGGGGTTCGATCCGCGCCGCTACCGCGACAACCTGGACCAGAGCCCGGCCGCGCTGAACATCGTCGACTTCCGCGGACCGACCCGCGCCCGGCTCACGCTGTTCAACGACACCTCGCACTACGACCTCACGCCCGACACCCCGCGTGCGCGCCTTTCGCCCGCGTGGTGCCGCCAGGACGAGGGTCCGGACGGTACGCCGTGCGAGCTGTGGCGCCAGGACGACAACGTAAACCGGGCGCTCGTGCGTACCCTGGCCACCCGCGCCGAAGCCGAGGCACGCCTGCAGGAGTTCAAGTCGCGCCACCACAAACAGACGTACTGGATCGCCCCTGCGGCGGACGAGCCGCCCACGTCGTCGTTGTGAGAACGACCGAGCGAACCCGGTGGGGCGCCCGGTTCGGTGCATCCGGGGCATCGGCGCGTCACGCGGGGTGTGTGGCGGATCCCTCAGTCGCGGCAAATCATGGAGCCGCCGCGGGTTAGGTGTGGCCGCTCCATCGGGATGACACCTCGCAGTCGGTCGCGGCACACGAAGTTCTCCCCTCTCCGCATGCGCAGCATGCGGGGAGGGGCCGGGGGAGGGGCCTCCCGAGGCATGCGAGACACCCAGTCGAACCCCGACCGTCCGCCCCACCGCCGAAACGGACGAGGAGACCAGGAACCGGCGCGAGGCGAACGGGTACTTCGGCCAGCCACGCGCCGCACCCCGGCGCTCCGAACCATCCGTCTCCCGGAAGAAATCCCATGAACCTCGTGCGCTACGCCGTTGCCGTGCTCCTCGCCTCGCTGCTCGGCGCACCCGCGTACGCCCAGCACGCCGGTGGCGCCGGAAGCCATCCGCCCGAGGCCGCCACGTTTGCCAGCGCCGTCCAGCCGCTGCCGCCATCGCTCACCCCGGCGCCGGTGTACGCGCGCTGGGCCGCTCCCAACGTCCGCCCGCTGTCCACCGCCGCGCACGGGGTGATCGGGGTTGGCGTGGGGGCGCTGGCCGGGCTCGCGCTCATCGCACTGTCACCGAATTGCTGGGAAGCGGACTCCATGTGCGGGATCGCCATCGTGCCCATGGCCGGGGTGGGAGCGGTCGTCGGCGGGGTGGTGGGCCTGGGTGTGGGCGCCATCCGCAACCGCTGAGGAACGCCGGTAGCCACCGGGGTTCGCCCCACGAAAACGGCCCTCCCCCGCATCGCGGAGGAGGGCCGTCCAGCGTTCCCGCCCGGAAGCCTACAGCTTCCAGATGCGGGTCGCGTACTCCTTCACCGAGCGGTCGCTGCTGAAGAACCCGCAGCGCGCCACGTTCAAAATCGCCTTGCGCGTCCAGGCGTGCTGGTCTGCCCAGGCCACGTCCACCGTGGCCTGCGCGTCCAGGAAGGCGTCGAAGTCGGCCAGCACCATGAACTCGTCCGCCGTCAGCAGGTGCTCCACCACCGGGCGGAAGAGGCCGGGATCCTCCGGCGACAGCATGCCGCTCGCGACGAAATCCAGCACCCGCCGCAGCCGCGGGCTGGCCTCGTACTCCGCCCGCGGGTTGTACCCCGCCACCCGACGCGCCTCTACCTCGTCGGCCGTCATCCCGAAGATGAAGATGTTGTCGAGGCCCACGTTCTCGGCGATCTCCACGTTGGCGCCGTCCAGCGTGCCGATGGTGAGCGCGCCGTTCAGGGCGAACTTCATGTTCCCCGTTCCCGACGCCTCGAACCCGGCGGTGGAAATCTGCTCCGACAGGTCGCTTCCCGGGAAGATGCGCTCCGCCAGCGACACCCGGTAGTCGGGAAGGAACGCCACGCGCAACTTGCGCCCGGCCACCGGATCGGCGTTCACGCGGGCCGCGATGGCGTTGGTCAGCTGGATGATCAGCTTGGCCGACCAGTAGGTGGGCGCCGCCTTGCCCCCGAACAGCACCGCGCGCACGGGAATGTCGCGCTCCGGCGAGTCCAGGAGCTCCAGGTAGGTATCCACGCAGCGCAGCGCATTCATCAGCTGGCGCTTGTACTCGTGCATGCGCTTCACCTGCACGTCCATCATGGTCCCCGGCGCGATGGCCACGCCCGTGATGT encodes:
- a CDS encoding histidine phosphatase family protein codes for the protein MGSSITRIFLVRHGATVLTAEDRFAGSIDVPLADVGREQARRLAERLRTERIAAVYASPLGRAVETASIVAAPHGLDVQTDAALREISHGRWEEMTRQEVEARFADEAAAWDADPYTFAPLGGETGLDVTARALPAVLDLVRRHEGQTILIVSHKATIRLLLSSLLGFDPRRYRDNLDQSPAALNIVDFRGPTRARLTLFNDTSHYDLTPDTPRARLSPAWCRQDEGPDGTPCELWRQDDNVNRALVRTLATRAEAEARLQEFKSRHHKQTYWIAPAADEPPTSSL
- the nadS gene encoding NadS family protein, whose translation is MEEKLFEELVASLEEAVAHSRGDLDLPAERIHFFGEPDPREIRARLDMTQDRFADALGISVKTLRNWEQGRREPSGPAMRLLRIAEKHPEILLEAAAS